ATTCCACTCCAGGACCTTCATCGCGAGCGTTCTACCTGGATAGAGTTCCGGGTGTTCCAAGGCACGTGCATGTTCACGAAGCACTTCGGTCGTATCCAACTCGCGTGCAGCCGCCAGATCGAGCATCGGCTGGACGAGGACGCCTGTCGCGGAAACGGCTTCCTCTACTGATTGGACCCGGGACTCGGTTAGTGGCTTAACAGCCTCGGAATTCCAACGAGCCACAATTTGACCAGCATCGCGTCCCATCCAGCCCCGAACTCGAGTTACAACCGACCGCCAATACAGTTCCGTCTCACGCTTGCTCCTGAGGCCGACTCGCTGAGAGCTCCGATTGAGAATTTTGTCTGCGTTCAACTGGCTTTGGTAGATGGCTCGCTGAAAGTTCTTTTCTTTGGTCAGACTAGGCATCGCGAGTGGCGAATAGACAATCTCGCGAATATTTGAGCAAGCCTGCACCTGAATGTCAGGCGCCGCGCCAGACAGCGGTTCAACCTCGCCTGGACCTTGAAGAACCAACAGCACAGCGCCGAAGCTCTCCAATGCCGCAACCAGGCGTTCTATGGATTCTGGCTTCGATTCGGGAATCGCATCTATGAGGTGTTCGCGAGAGATCACCAGCATTGTTCCCGATCTCTTCATTTCAGCATGAAGCGATGAGAGAATGGAGGGTGGAACCCTACCGTCACCCACTAAGATCAAGGTACTTGTATCGAGATAGAGACGCCTGCGTGATTCAAACATTGGCGGCTACCTCCGTTCGCTACAGTCTGGATCCGCATACCCCTGCATTTTTCGACAGAGTTGCTCAAACGGCTCGACCACGAAGGACGGCATCGGGATTCCGTGGAGGTGACCGTCGAGGTGCTGCCGGAAAAGAAGCTTCCTCTCCATTCCGGCGTCCGCCCTCGCAGCGGCATCCAGAATCTCCGAGATGGGGATCCTTCTAAACTTACTAACCGCGACGAGAAGCTCGAGGTCCTCTAGGGATAGAAAGTAGACGCGATCTGGCGGCAACACGGACGCGTCGATGCCCGATTTCCTGGCATAGTCAATAACTTCTGGATGAATTTCGTCCGTGAGAAACGACCGTCCCAGGAAAAGGTCTTTGAGCGTGACAACAATCAGCCAATATTTGGCCGAACCCGCAAAGCCCTGGGGCGGAGAAGCGGAGAGGTCGTTCGCAACTGAGAGCCCTTGATTGATCGCCTTGATCACTGACGTTCGCAAGTGGTTGCGGACGACTGTCGGATCGGGTGAAACACTCGCATGTGGACTAAGCTCCACGGCCTTGCACTCGAAGAGAACAGTAGCAGCTGGATAGGGTACGGCGTAATCGACAATCTTCTTTCCTTGTGCCGGGAAAAGCACCTTCAAGTCTCGCTCGGTCAAGAAGTTCTCAAGAACGTGCTTGAGACAAATCCCGACGTAGTCTTCAAACGGTTCACCAAATGCTGTCGCGAACTCGGGCGACCCCGCCTTTAGGACCTCGCAGGGGATACCTGCCAGACCCGCGTACAGGACGTTGGGTGAGTAGCAGGCATACTCCCGTCCTTCCTCGAGCCGAAGCAGGGGCTTTCGCCTCAAAGCGGACTGCTCCCAGAGCTTCGCGTCAAGATCGATCACGCGACGGTCGGCCTCTTCGAAGTAGGGCCGGGCAGTCTTGAAGTCGATCGAGATCAGTTCGAGATATTTATCGACGGCTTCAGCGGAATGCACTGATGCGAACGGCGCAAAATATTCTGCATCGATTCGGCTGCCTGGCTGCGCCATGAATCTCGCAGTCAAGGCCAGCGACAACTCAAAGAAGCAATCGAGAGAGATCGACGTCAGCCTTTGGAACTCCTTGGCGATGAGACTGCTTTGGCTGAGGTTTCTCAGGAGCGAGATCTGCCGACTCCAGTCCGATCCGGAGATCGACTTCGTCTGAACCCAAAACTGCTGTACCGCCATGTTCTTAAGAAACAGATCGATCGAGCCAAAATCGCCGGGCCCTCGAGCCTCGTCGGTGAGCGCGTAGACCGTGTTCATCAATCCGATCAGGTCCTCATCGCCAGCTTCTTTCCCTTCGCCCAACCGTGAGAACCGGTGGGCCCACTTGATAATCAAGAGCAGATTCCAGGGGAGCCACTTTCGAATCTGATCGGGGTCCATCGAGCGAATGGCTTGGAGCTTCTCGATTGCTAGGAGGACCAAGCTCCTGGCGTCATACTCTGCGATTTGGCGGTGAATTGGACTGAGATCGGCTTCTTTGAGGGGCATGATCCGCCTCCGCTCCGGTACGGCTCGTATTCGCACTGAGCCCACTGCTCACTTCTTCTAGAGCGCTGTGGTTCAGGGCCCTAGACGGACAATGAGCGTGCCGCGAGGAACTGTCGTCTGGACACACCGTAACCCACGATCCTGACACGCTCGCCTAGCGAAGCGCGGTCACTCGCGGCTCTGGCTGAGCAGATCGGCTCTCCACCTACCCCATCTTCAACATCTTCCCCATCATCTCCACCACTCTCTCGCAGCCCGCTTTGTCCAACACGGCCTGCACGTGATCCCGCGCGGTGTGCCACGAGATACCCAACTTCTCCGCAATCTCTCCGGCCTCGCACCCTTCACAGAGCTCGCGCACGACCTCCACTTGCCGCGGCGAGAGTCGCCACAGCCGGCGCGCCTCGGCCAGCGCGCGCTCCAGGGCGCTCGGCTCGCTCCGCAAGACGACCAGGAATCCGCCGCCCTCGTCCTCCCCGAGCGCGAGGACGTCGAGCTCCGCGCTCCCGGCGTCCCGCGCGCAGGCCCCGACGACCGCCAGGGCGAGCTGGGCCACCCGCGCCGGGTCCACGGCCTCCGCGGACCCATTCAGCGCGCGCGCCCGCGCATCCCTGGCGACGTGCCACGCTGGCCGCGCGAGGTGCTCCGCGAGCCACGACCGCACCCTGTGCTCGCCAGCGCCCCGCATGGCCGACTCCGCGACACACCCCGAGGCGCCCGGGTCTCCGGGAACCGCGCGGGTGGCACGGAGGGCACTTGTGCAGCCGTCGGGCCAATCCGAGATGTCTCGTGGTGTCGGCGAGTTGCGAGCGAGCGCCAGCCAAGGGTGATCGCCGCGCAGTCAGGCCTGTCCGCCGCGCGATCGCGTCGAGGGCGCTCGGACCAACCGCCTCGAACGTGTGGCAGGCTCACGGCTGCGTCAGTCATGAAC
Above is a window of Deltaproteobacteria bacterium DNA encoding:
- a CDS encoding response regulator transcription factor; this encodes MRSWLAEHLARPAWHVARDARARALNGSAEAVDPARVAQLALAVVGACARDAGSAELDVLALGEDEGGGFLVVLRSEPSALERALAEARRLWRLSPRQVEVVRELCEGCEAGEIAEKLGISWHTARDHVQAVLDKAGCERVVEMMGKMLKMG